GTTGAACTGAACCGCTAGCGCGGAGCCCTCCAGTACTAAATCCATCCAAAACAAGTAGCTCCTTTGTCTTTGCCAATTCCACCCTATAGCGTTTAATATACCTTCAGGGCAATCATTTCGATTGTCCGGTCAACTTTGACTTATGGAGGTATGTGTTATGGGCAGATCATTTAATGGCAATTTTGAAAATTATCTTTTTGTTCAACGGGTGGCCGACAAGACCAGAAAAGCGTATTTGCAGTCGGTTCAGGGTTTGGAGCTTTTCCATGAGCAACCTGCCGAAAATTTGAGTAACGAGCAAATTCAGGATTACCTGATCTATTGCATTCAGGAAAAAGAGCTGGCCTGGTCAAGCTGTAATGTTCTGTTTTGTGGCCTGAAGAAGTATTATTCAGGGTATCTTGGCTGTGATGAGTCTGAATTCTCTATCCCTCCGCGTCCCCGCTCCCGGCAACTGCCGATGTTGTTAAGTCCCCGGGAAGTACAATCCATCCTGCTGGCTACGGGTAATCTCAAACATAAATCCTTACTGGCCATTATCTACGGTTCCGGCTTGCGTGTCAGTGAAGCGGTAAATCTTGAGCCGCATCATATCGAATCAAACCGTATGATGGTTCGGATTGAGCAGAGCAAAGGCCGGAAAGACCGCTATACGGTTTTATCCCAGAAATCTCTTGATCTGCTACGTGAATATTGGCGGAACTATCGGCCCGGAAAATGGCTCTTTTTCGGCAGAGACAAAAATGTGCCGATGTCAATCGCTACCGCTCAGAGGATTTTCTATAATGCCAAAGAAAAAGCCGGAGTAACCAAGGGGCGCGGCATCCATACCCTACGTCACTGTTTCGCTTCACATGCCCTTGAGCAGGGTGTCGAAATGTATATCATTAAACGCTGGCTCGGGCACACATCGATCAGAACAACCTGCGGCTACCTGCACCTGTCACCGTCACATCTGGCAAAGGTTAAAAGTCCCCTTGACGATCTTTATTCGGAGGTGACACCATGAAACCGCGCTACGAACTGGCAGATATCTTTCGTCTATATGGTGATGAATATAAAAAGACCCACGCGATGACAGACGAACAACGCAAAGTCATGGCGGCGATAGAGGACTGTCGCACATCCCAACTTGGCGGTCATATGGATGTTTGTGATAATTGCGGCGTAATCCAAAACAGTTACAACTCATGCCGTAATCGTCACTGTCCCAAATGCCAGACCATGGCTAAGGAGGAGTGGCTCGCCAAAAGAAAACAGGAATTACTTCCCTGTGGTTATTTTCACCTCGTTTTCACTCTGCCCCATGTTCTTAATCCGTTAATCCTTTACAATCGCAAAATTTTACTTGATGCTCTGTTTTCTGCAGTCAGTGGAACCCTGAGGGCCTTCGCCGCCGATCCCCAATGGCATCTTGAAGGCGTGCCCGGTTTATTGACAATTCTTCATACCTGGAGCCAG
This genomic window from Pseudomonadota bacterium contains:
- a CDS encoding tyrosine-type recombinase/integrase; this encodes MGRSFNGNFENYLFVQRVADKTRKAYLQSVQGLELFHEQPAENLSNEQIQDYLIYCIQEKELAWSSCNVLFCGLKKYYSGYLGCDESEFSIPPRPRSRQLPMLLSPREVQSILLATGNLKHKSLLAIIYGSGLRVSEAVNLEPHHIESNRMMVRIEQSKGRKDRYTVLSQKSLDLLREYWRNYRPGKWLFFGRDKNVPMSIATAQRIFYNAKEKAGVTKGRGIHTLRHCFASHALEQGVEMYIIKRWLGHTSIRTTCGYLHLSPSHLAKVKSPLDDLYSEVTP